In one window of Cupriavidus necator N-1 DNA:
- a CDS encoding HIT family protein, producing MDTQYNPTNIFAKILRGELPCIKVYEDDDTIAFMDIMPQADGHTLVVPKEAAVNLFDLSEQGAQAAIVATQRVARAVRAAFAPDGISIGQFNGAAAGQTVPHVHFHIVPRYADSALRGHAREMQDPEQLKGHAERIIAALREQGA from the coding sequence ATGGACACCCAGTACAACCCGACCAATATCTTCGCGAAGATCCTGCGCGGCGAGCTGCCGTGCATCAAGGTCTACGAGGACGACGACACCATCGCCTTCATGGACATCATGCCGCAGGCCGACGGCCATACGCTGGTGGTGCCCAAGGAAGCCGCGGTCAACCTGTTCGACCTGTCCGAGCAGGGCGCGCAGGCCGCCATCGTTGCCACGCAGCGGGTGGCGCGCGCGGTGCGCGCGGCGTTTGCGCCCGACGGCATCTCCATCGGCCAGTTCAACGGCGCGGCCGCGGGCCAGACCGTGCCGCACGTGCATTTCCATATCGTGCCGCGCTATGCCGACAGTGCCCTGCGCGGCCACGCGCGCGAGATGCAGGACCCGGAACAGCTCAAGGGCCATGCCGAGCGCATCATTGCCGCGCTGCGCGAGCAGGGCGCCTGA
- a CDS encoding 3-hydroxybutyryl-CoA dehydrogenase, giving the protein MSIRTVGIVGAGTMGNGIAQACAVVGLNVVMVDISDAAVQKGVATVAGSLDRLIKKEKLTEADKASALARIKGSTSYDDLKATDIVIEAATENYDLKVKILKQIDSIVGENVIIASNTSSISITKLAAVTSRADRFIGMHFFNPVPVMALVELIRGLQTSDTTHAAVEALSKQLGKYPITVRNSPGFVVNRILCPMINEAFCVLGEGLASPEEIDEGMKLGCNHPIGPLALADMIGLDTMLAVMEVLYTEFADPKYRPAMLLREMVAAGYLGRKTGRGVYVYSK; this is encoded by the coding sequence ATGAGCATCAGGACAGTGGGCATCGTCGGTGCCGGCACCATGGGCAATGGCATCGCCCAGGCCTGCGCAGTGGTAGGTCTCAACGTGGTGATGGTCGACATCAGCGATGCCGCCGTGCAGAAGGGTGTTGCCACCGTGGCGGGCAGCCTGGACCGGCTGATCAAAAAGGAAAAGCTGACCGAGGCCGACAAGGCCAGCGCGCTGGCGCGCATCAAGGGCAGCACCTCGTACGACGATCTCAAGGCCACTGATATCGTGATCGAGGCCGCGACCGAGAACTACGACCTGAAGGTCAAGATTCTCAAGCAGATCGACAGCATCGTCGGCGAGAACGTGATCATCGCGTCCAACACCTCGTCGATCTCGATCACCAAGCTGGCCGCCGTGACCTCGCGCGCCGACCGCTTTATCGGCATGCACTTCTTCAACCCGGTGCCGGTGATGGCGCTGGTGGAACTGATCCGCGGCCTGCAGACCAGCGACACCACCCATGCCGCCGTCGAGGCCCTGTCGAAGCAGCTCGGCAAGTACCCGATCACGGTCAGGAACAGCCCGGGCTTCGTCGTCAACCGCATCCTGTGCCCGATGATCAACGAGGCCTTCTGCGTGCTGGGCGAAGGCCTGGCCTCGCCGGAAGAGATCGACGAAGGCATGAAGCTGGGTTGCAACCACCCCATCGGGCCGCTGGCACTGGCCGACATGATCGGCCTGGACACCATGCTGGCCGTGATGGAGGTGCTGTACACGGAGTTTGCCGATCCGAAGTACCGTCCGGCCATGCTGCTGCGTGAGATGGTGGCCGCGGGCTACCTGGGCCGCAAGACGGGCCGCGGGGTGTACGTCTATAGCAAGTAA
- a CDS encoding DUF3293 domain-containing protein, producing the protein MASAIDAATLQAYRETHYRVLGDLPMILRVDQPSAPLAALHRALGVASSAFITAANPFSLRCDDDANARRQQALARDVAKMGLRAIEAAGEHPANGWPAEPSFLVPGLSLEDARALGEKYEQNAVVWSGADAVPRLVLLR; encoded by the coding sequence ATGGCCAGCGCCATCGATGCCGCCACGCTGCAGGCCTATCGCGAGACGCATTACCGCGTGCTGGGCGACCTGCCGATGATATTGCGGGTAGACCAACCCAGCGCCCCGCTGGCGGCGCTGCACCGCGCGCTGGGCGTGGCATCGAGCGCCTTCATTACCGCCGCCAACCCGTTCAGCCTGCGCTGCGACGACGACGCCAACGCACGGCGCCAGCAGGCGCTGGCGCGGGACGTGGCAAAGATGGGGTTGCGCGCAATCGAAGCCGCCGGCGAGCATCCTGCCAACGGCTGGCCGGCAGAGCCGAGCTTCCTGGTGCCGGGGCTGTCGCTGGAGGATGCCCGGGCACTCGGCGAGAAATACGAACAGAACGCGGTGGTCTGGAGCGGCGCGGACGCGGTGCCGCGTCTGGTGCTGCTGCGCTGA
- a CDS encoding Crp/Fnr family transcriptional regulator, with translation MLNDFVDRCVWAADLSPEQRERVRRAMFVHEYTQGDYVCHKGDMAEHWMGVLEGIVKITTVSPSGKSVTFTGVPTGGWFGEGAVLKSEIRKYDVMALRRSTIAFLPRDTFLWLLDTSLPFTRFLLTQFNERLGQFIAAVEYERLLDIDSRVARAVSSLFNEHLYPGIGTTLEISQEEIGLLAGISRQRANQALKVLEQQGLVRVDYGVIEVLDLEGLRQYGE, from the coding sequence ATGCTGAACGATTTTGTCGACCGCTGCGTATGGGCAGCAGACCTGAGCCCCGAGCAGCGCGAACGCGTGCGCCGCGCCATGTTCGTCCACGAGTACACCCAGGGCGACTACGTCTGTCACAAGGGTGACATGGCTGAGCACTGGATGGGCGTGCTCGAAGGCATCGTCAAGATCACCACGGTGTCGCCCTCGGGCAAGTCGGTCACCTTCACCGGCGTGCCCACCGGCGGCTGGTTCGGCGAAGGCGCGGTGCTCAAGTCGGAAATCCGCAAGTACGACGTGATGGCGCTGCGCCGCTCGACCATCGCCTTCCTGCCGCGCGACACTTTTCTGTGGTTGCTGGATACCAGCCTGCCGTTCACGCGCTTCCTGCTGACGCAGTTCAACGAACGCCTGGGACAGTTCATCGCGGCGGTGGAATATGAACGGCTGCTCGACATCGATTCGCGCGTGGCGCGCGCGGTGTCGTCGCTGTTCAATGAGCACCTGTATCCGGGGATCGGCACGACGCTGGAGATCTCGCAGGAAGAGATCGGCCTGCTTGCAGGCATTTCGCGCCAGCGCGCCAACCAGGCGCTCAAGGTGCTGGAACAGCAGGGCCTGGTGCGGGTGGACTACGGCGTGATCGAGGTGCTGGACCTGGAGGGGTTGCGGCAGTACGGCGAATAA
- a CDS encoding AMP-dependent synthetase/ligase, translating into MQESSATTFPRWLLAHAQQRPDHPAHREKDLGIWQTYSWAQAAQQVRALACGLAALGFRRGMNLAVVGDNRPRLYWAMTAAQALGGVPVPLYQDAIANEMVYVLNDAEIEFAIVEDQEQVDKLLEVEAQLAESGRAVRHVIFEDPRGLMDYDHPSLMSYERLQELGREFDQAHPGFYDEAIAAGQPDDTAIILYTSGTTGKPKGVCHSHYGLIGAARNGCAFDKLSADDDVLSYLPMAWVGDNLFSYAQAMVAGFTVNCPESRETVMTDLREIGPTYYFAPPRIYEGLLTQVMIRMEDAGWIKRKLFHWAMDVAKRCGTDILDGQPVSLADRARYALGEVLVYGPLRNVLGMSRIRVGYTAGEAIGPDLFRFYRSIGVNLKQFYGQTETCAYVCLQPDGKVKFDSVGPAAPGMEIRIADNGEVLVRGVGLLKSYYKRDDATREAINDEGYFMTGDAGVIDADGHLKIIDRAKDVGKLADGSMFAPKYIENKLKFFPYIKEAVAFGSDRDQVCAFINIDFEAVGNWAERRHLPYAGYVDLAAQPDVLEMIGECVNQVNADLANDPMLAGSQVARFLVLHKELDPDDDELTRTRKVRRGFIADKYGVLVEALYAGKSEQFIETRVKFEDGREGSVSATLKLVNAKRLPVAARAA; encoded by the coding sequence ATGCAGGAATCGTCGGCGACGACCTTCCCGCGATGGCTGCTGGCGCACGCCCAGCAGCGGCCGGATCATCCGGCTCACCGCGAGAAGGATCTCGGCATCTGGCAGACATACAGCTGGGCCCAGGCGGCCCAGCAGGTGAGGGCGCTGGCTTGCGGGCTGGCCGCGCTCGGCTTCAGGCGCGGCATGAACCTGGCGGTGGTGGGCGACAACCGCCCGCGGCTGTACTGGGCCATGACCGCGGCGCAGGCGCTGGGCGGCGTGCCGGTGCCGCTGTACCAGGACGCCATCGCCAACGAGATGGTCTACGTGCTCAACGATGCGGAAATCGAGTTCGCCATCGTCGAGGACCAGGAGCAGGTCGACAAGCTGCTGGAAGTGGAGGCGCAGCTGGCCGAGTCCGGCCGCGCCGTGCGCCACGTCATCTTTGAAGACCCGCGCGGCCTGATGGACTACGACCACCCGTCGCTGATGTCTTATGAACGGCTGCAGGAACTGGGCCGCGAGTTCGACCAGGCGCACCCGGGCTTCTATGACGAGGCCATCGCCGCCGGCCAGCCCGACGACACCGCGATCATCCTCTATACGTCGGGCACTACCGGCAAGCCCAAGGGCGTATGCCATTCGCACTACGGCCTGATCGGCGCGGCGCGCAACGGCTGCGCCTTCGACAAGCTGAGCGCTGACGACGACGTGCTGTCCTACCTGCCGATGGCATGGGTGGGCGACAACCTGTTCTCCTACGCGCAGGCGATGGTGGCGGGCTTCACGGTGAACTGCCCGGAATCGCGCGAAACGGTGATGACCGACCTGCGCGAGATCGGCCCCACCTACTACTTTGCGCCGCCGCGCATCTATGAAGGGCTGCTGACGCAGGTGATGATCCGCATGGAGGATGCCGGCTGGATCAAGCGCAAGCTGTTCCACTGGGCCATGGATGTGGCGAAGCGCTGCGGCACCGACATCCTTGACGGCCAGCCGGTATCGCTCGCGGACCGCGCGCGCTACGCCCTGGGCGAAGTGCTGGTCTACGGCCCGCTGCGCAATGTGCTGGGCATGAGCCGCATCCGCGTGGGCTATACCGCGGGCGAGGCGATCGGACCGGACCTGTTCCGCTTCTACCGCTCGATCGGCGTGAACCTGAAGCAGTTCTACGGCCAGACCGAGACCTGCGCCTATGTGTGCCTGCAGCCGGACGGCAAGGTCAAGTTCGATTCCGTAGGGCCGGCCGCGCCCGGCATGGAAATCCGCATCGCCGACAACGGCGAGGTGCTGGTGCGCGGCGTGGGCCTGCTCAAGTCCTACTACAAGCGCGACGACGCCACGCGCGAGGCCATCAACGACGAGGGCTACTTCATGACCGGGGACGCCGGTGTGATCGACGCCGACGGCCACCTGAAGATCATCGACCGCGCCAAGGACGTGGGCAAGCTGGCCGATGGCTCGATGTTCGCGCCCAAGTACATCGAGAACAAGCTCAAGTTCTTCCCGTACATCAAGGAAGCGGTGGCCTTCGGCAGCGACCGCGACCAGGTCTGCGCCTTTATCAACATCGACTTCGAGGCCGTGGGCAACTGGGCCGAGCGCCGCCACCTGCCGTATGCCGGCTATGTCGACCTGGCCGCGCAGCCCGACGTGCTGGAAATGATCGGCGAGTGCGTGAACCAGGTGAATGCCGATCTGGCCAACGACCCGATGCTGGCCGGATCGCAGGTTGCACGCTTCCTGGTCCTCCACAAGGAACTGGATCCGGACGACGACGAGCTCACGCGCACGCGCAAGGTGCGCCGCGGCTTTATCGCCGACAAATACGGCGTGCTGGTGGAGGCGCTCTATGCGGGCAAGTCCGAGCAGTTCATCGAGACGCGCGTCAAGTTTGAAGACGGGCGCGAGGGCAGCGTGTCGGCCACGCTGAAGCTGGTCAATGCGAAGCGCCTGCCTGTGGCGGCGCGCGCGGCATGA
- a CDS encoding ABC transporter ATP-binding protein — protein MTQVAWQGAGQREWAGTARTDASGTGSGGAIAPAGPMSPAGLADDSGAHPGTQRAQRTGEQARTGGEVILDLQHISLSFGGVKALTDISFDVCEHEVRAIIGPNGAGKSSMLNVINGVYHPQQGRIVFRGEERKQMHPTAAARQGIARTFQNIALFKGMTVLDNIMTGRNTQFRTGLFAHALWWGPARNEEMRHRQKVEEVIDFLEIQSIRKTPVGRLPYGLQKRVELARALAAEPSMLLLDEPMAGMNVEEKQDMCRFILDVNRQFGTTIVLIEHDMGVVMDISDRVVVLDYGKKIGDGTPDEVKGNPDVIKAYLGTSH, from the coding sequence ATGACGCAAGTAGCCTGGCAAGGCGCGGGGCAGCGCGAATGGGCGGGGACGGCACGCACGGATGCCAGCGGCACGGGCAGCGGCGGCGCGATCGCCCCGGCAGGCCCGATGTCTCCCGCGGGTCTGGCGGATGACAGCGGCGCGCATCCCGGCACGCAGCGCGCACAGCGCACCGGCGAGCAGGCGCGCACCGGCGGCGAGGTGATCCTGGACCTGCAGCATATCTCGCTGTCGTTCGGCGGGGTCAAGGCGCTGACCGATATCTCGTTCGATGTGTGCGAGCACGAGGTGCGCGCCATCATCGGCCCCAACGGCGCCGGCAAGAGCTCGATGCTCAACGTGATCAACGGCGTCTACCACCCGCAGCAGGGACGCATCGTGTTCCGCGGCGAGGAGCGCAAGCAGATGCACCCGACCGCCGCGGCGCGCCAGGGCATTGCGCGCACCTTCCAGAACATCGCGCTGTTCAAGGGCATGACGGTGCTGGACAACATCATGACCGGGCGCAACACGCAGTTCCGCACCGGGCTCTTCGCCCACGCGCTGTGGTGGGGCCCGGCGCGCAACGAAGAGATGCGCCATCGCCAGAAGGTCGAGGAAGTGATCGACTTCCTCGAGATCCAGTCGATCCGCAAGACCCCGGTGGGGCGCTTGCCGTATGGCCTGCAGAAGCGCGTGGAGCTGGCGCGCGCGCTCGCGGCCGAGCCCTCGATGCTGCTGCTGGACGAGCCCATGGCCGGCATGAACGTGGAAGAGAAGCAGGACATGTGCCGCTTCATCCTGGATGTGAACCGGCAGTTCGGCACCACCATCGTGCTGATCGAGCACGACATGGGCGTGGTGATGGATATCTCCGACCGCGTGGTGGTGCTCGACTACGGCAAGAAGATCGGCGACGGCACGCCGGACGAGGTCAAGGGCAACCCTGACGTGATCAAGGCGTACCTGGGCACTTCGCACTGA
- a CDS encoding branched-chain amino acid ABC transporter permease yields MTFFFEILIGGLLSGLMYSLVALGFVLIYKASGVFNFAQGAMVYFAALAVVGLMDKGLPMWAAVIGAFVVMILVGMSTERFVLRKLVNQPPITLFMATIGLSFFLEGLGPLLFGNEVRPINLGIVDEPIESILTNFNIVLSKFDIAAAAIAGVLVGSLALFFQYTKVGRALRAVADDHQAALSLGIPLQNIWAIVWGVAGFVALVAGMLWGSRNGVQFALTLTALKALPVLILGGFTSVPGAIVGGLIIGASEKLAEIYIPPVFQSMFGGNFGGIEGWFPYVFALLFLLVRPEGLFGEKHIDRV; encoded by the coding sequence ATGACGTTCTTCTTTGAAATCCTGATCGGCGGCTTGCTCTCGGGCCTGATGTACTCGCTGGTGGCGCTGGGCTTCGTGCTGATCTACAAGGCCTCAGGCGTGTTCAACTTCGCGCAGGGCGCGATGGTGTACTTCGCCGCGCTGGCGGTGGTGGGGCTGATGGACAAGGGCCTGCCGATGTGGGCCGCGGTGATCGGCGCCTTCGTGGTGATGATCCTGGTCGGCATGAGCACCGAGCGCTTCGTGCTGCGCAAGCTGGTCAACCAGCCGCCGATCACGCTGTTCATGGCGACCATCGGGCTGTCATTCTTCCTCGAAGGCCTGGGGCCGCTGCTGTTCGGCAATGAAGTGCGCCCGATCAACCTGGGCATCGTCGACGAGCCGATCGAATCGATCCTGACCAACTTCAATATCGTGCTGTCCAAGTTCGACATCGCGGCGGCGGCCATCGCCGGCGTCCTGGTGGGATCGCTGGCGCTGTTCTTCCAGTACACCAAGGTCGGCCGCGCGCTGCGCGCGGTGGCCGACGACCACCAGGCGGCGCTGTCGCTGGGCATCCCGCTGCAGAACATCTGGGCCATCGTCTGGGGCGTGGCAGGCTTCGTTGCACTGGTGGCCGGCATGCTGTGGGGCTCGCGCAATGGCGTGCAGTTCGCGCTCACGCTGACCGCGCTCAAGGCGCTGCCGGTGCTGATCCTGGGCGGCTTCACCTCGGTGCCGGGCGCCATCGTCGGCGGGCTGATCATCGGCGCCTCGGAGAAGCTGGCCGAGATCTATATCCCGCCGGTGTTCCAGTCGATGTTCGGGGGCAACTTCGGCGGCATCGAAGGGTGGTTCCCGTATGTGTTCGCCCTGCTGTTCCTGCTGGTCCGCCCCGAAGGGCTGTTCGGCGAGAAACACATCGATCGCGTCTGA
- a CDS encoding branched-chain amino acid ABC transporter permease, translating to MFYREAGQFKTSYVADSQIFPIRQDRIGFAVLMAVAFVAIPFVGSEYWFSAILIPFLIFSLAALGLNILTGYAGQLSLGTAAFMAVGAYAAYNFQLRIEGIPVLLSFLLAGLSAALVGVAFGLPSLRIKGFYLAVATLAAQFFVVWALTKFPWFSNNSSSGVITAQRLDLFGVAIDTPLKKYLFVLAIVTVLALAAKNLVRSATGRAWMSVRDMDVAAEVIGIPLMRTKLLAFAVSSFYCGVAGALYAFCYLGSVEPDGFSLDLSFRVLFMIIIGGVGSILGSFLGAAFILLLPIFLDNVLPPLAALLHLPFTNATVSHIQLMVFGGLIIFFLIVEPHGLARLWQIAKEKLRLWPFPH from the coding sequence ATGTTTTATCGTGAAGCCGGCCAATTCAAGACCAGCTACGTCGCCGACAGCCAGATCTTCCCCATCCGCCAGGACCGCATCGGCTTTGCCGTGCTGATGGCCGTGGCCTTCGTGGCGATCCCGTTCGTCGGGTCGGAGTACTGGTTCTCGGCCATCCTGATCCCATTCCTGATTTTCTCGCTGGCGGCGCTGGGCCTGAATATCCTGACCGGCTATGCCGGCCAGCTGTCGCTCGGCACCGCAGCCTTCATGGCCGTGGGCGCCTACGCGGCCTACAACTTCCAGCTGCGCATCGAAGGCATCCCGGTGCTGCTGTCATTCCTGCTGGCCGGGCTGTCGGCGGCGCTGGTGGGGGTGGCCTTCGGCCTGCCGTCGCTGCGCATCAAGGGCTTCTACCTCGCCGTGGCGACGCTGGCGGCGCAGTTCTTCGTGGTGTGGGCGCTGACCAAGTTCCCCTGGTTCTCCAACAACAGCTCGTCGGGCGTGATCACGGCGCAGCGGCTGGACCTGTTCGGCGTCGCCATCGACACCCCGCTGAAGAAGTACCTGTTCGTGCTGGCCATCGTCACGGTGCTGGCGCTGGCCGCCAAGAACCTGGTGCGCTCGGCCACCGGGCGCGCGTGGATGTCGGTGCGCGACATGGACGTGGCGGCCGAGGTGATCGGCATCCCGCTGATGCGCACCAAGCTGCTCGCGTTCGCGGTCAGCTCGTTCTACTGCGGCGTGGCCGGCGCGCTGTATGCGTTCTGCTACCTGGGCTCGGTCGAGCCCGACGGCTTCTCGCTGGACCTGTCGTTCCGCGTGCTGTTCATGATCATCATCGGCGGCGTGGGCAGCATCCTGGGCTCGTTCCTGGGCGCGGCCTTCATCCTGCTGCTGCCGATCTTCCTGGACAACGTGCTGCCGCCGCTGGCCGCGCTGCTGCACCTGCCGTTCACCAATGCCACCGTGTCGCACATCCAGCTGATGGTGTTCGGCGGGCTGATCATCTTCTTCCTGATCGTGGAGCCGCACGGGCTGGCCCGGCTGTGGCAGATCGCCAAGGAAAAGCTGAGGCTGTGGCCGTTCCCTCATTGA